A single Endozoicomonas sp. NE40 DNA region contains:
- a CDS encoding IS1182 family transposase, translating into MTTRPQIKINTAPQLDIFSGVDSSPDHKKQDKSKRSGNKTDKRRFVAPDPSAITLGNTNLKEHLELTGQKTPFTVASLLDEQDWSDFEHRYASEGRPPYSPRNMMGLILYGIMQGITSLRTLERLARVDLGCMWVTGGIFPDHAIIGRFINMHSESMTGPFFESLTRTVLKKTDSDGSCLAGDGTVIEAACSSYNLMKQEAAQQAHEAAQNQADNHPDCPESKKNLEMTSSALEAVVERNAKRKKNGKSGNAVVSPTEPEAVVQKMKRGRGYTTGYKPSVLANSKRVVLAQAVDPTNETTVVSPMLDQSMQVTDKPVDEMLLDAGYFNDEVIATSLERDISLLCPEGKEPGKPKESAKFQKGHFYYDETNDVYRCPVGKELVLIGQVKGSTRTKEQKIYGNGPCEGCLLKDQCTSNKKGRRIKRYAMDDTKDALRQVMQHPKAKKSFSKRKAMVEPVFAYLRDIQGLNRFRRRGLEKVKLEFGLHLLAYNLRRAVKASLYAILRYNRMILWLHFERYRPFERKWGSWERDPVKRHSLQRKVLHWV; encoded by the coding sequence ATGACAACAAGACCGCAAATAAAAATTAATACAGCTCCACAGCTCGATATTTTTTCAGGTGTAGACAGTAGTCCTGATCACAAAAAACAGGATAAATCCAAAAGATCAGGTAACAAAACAGACAAGCGACGTTTTGTTGCTCCTGACCCCAGCGCCATCACACTTGGCAACACTAACCTGAAAGAACACCTTGAACTAACAGGTCAAAAAACACCTTTTACCGTTGCATCCCTTCTTGATGAGCAGGACTGGTCTGATTTTGAGCACAGGTATGCCTCAGAAGGACGCCCTCCTTATTCACCCCGTAATATGATGGGTTTGATTCTCTATGGCATTATGCAGGGCATTACCTCACTAAGAACTCTGGAACGATTAGCCCGTGTTGACCTTGGCTGCATGTGGGTTACCGGAGGGATTTTCCCAGACCATGCCATTATTGGTCGCTTCATCAATATGCATAGCGAGTCCATGACTGGTCCATTTTTTGAAAGTCTGACACGAACCGTTCTTAAAAAAACAGACTCCGATGGAAGTTGTCTGGCTGGTGATGGAACGGTCATAGAAGCCGCTTGCTCAAGCTACAACCTGATGAAGCAGGAAGCTGCGCAACAGGCTCATGAAGCAGCACAAAATCAAGCTGATAACCATCCAGATTGCCCTGAAAGCAAAAAGAATCTGGAGATGACCAGCAGTGCTCTCGAGGCAGTAGTTGAACGCAATGCGAAGCGAAAGAAGAACGGCAAATCAGGAAATGCTGTCGTAAGCCCTACAGAGCCTGAAGCTGTTGTTCAAAAGATGAAACGGGGGCGAGGTTACACAACGGGTTACAAGCCATCCGTATTAGCCAATAGCAAGCGGGTGGTACTGGCTCAAGCTGTTGACCCAACCAATGAAACCACTGTCGTAAGCCCAATGCTTGACCAGTCAATGCAAGTCACGGATAAACCCGTTGATGAAATGCTACTGGACGCGGGTTATTTCAATGATGAAGTCATTGCAACCAGTCTGGAGCGCGATATCAGTTTGCTATGTCCTGAGGGCAAAGAGCCAGGAAAGCCCAAAGAGTCAGCAAAGTTCCAGAAGGGGCATTTTTATTATGATGAAACCAATGACGTTTATCGTTGCCCTGTAGGAAAAGAGCTGGTTCTCATCGGCCAGGTAAAGGGAAGCACTCGCACAAAAGAGCAAAAGATATATGGCAATGGGCCGTGTGAAGGTTGCCTCCTCAAAGATCAGTGTACGAGCAATAAGAAAGGCCGCCGCATAAAACGCTATGCGATGGATGATACCAAGGATGCACTGAGGCAGGTTATGCAGCACCCGAAAGCTAAAAAGTCTTTCAGCAAAAGAAAGGCAATGGTTGAGCCTGTCTTTGCCTATTTACGGGATATACAGGGGTTAAACCGTTTTCGTCGCAGGGGGCTGGAGAAAGTTAAACTGGAGTTTGGCTTACACCTGCTGGCCTATAACCTGAGACGGGCTGTAAAAGCCAGTCTTTACGCTATTTTAAGATACAACAGGATGATTCTCTGGTTGCACTTTGAGCGGTATCGGCCATTTGAGAGAAAATGGGGCAGCTGGGAAAGAGATCCAGTGAAGCGTCATTCTTTGCAGAGAAAAGTGCTTCACTGGGTTTGA
- a CDS encoding PmbA/TldA family metallopeptidase, with the protein MSQPSNHPDYTQGSTLNYTMEQLRLAGFEKTQCSLSSDYRQELNVEKGAITLLRSGSDRELYLSGIIDQKKASLSINDLSHDSIDSAVAELLLMAKGSEADDAYTIAPAQPTGVFFRRSTTG; encoded by the coding sequence ATGAGTCAGCCTTCCAATCACCCGGACTACACTCAGGGCAGCACCCTGAACTATACGATGGAGCAACTGCGTCTGGCTGGCTTTGAGAAAACCCAGTGTTCCCTGTCCAGCGACTACAGGCAGGAACTCAATGTTGAAAAAGGAGCCATAACTCTGCTGCGCAGCGGTAGCGACAGGGAACTGTACCTGAGTGGCATTATTGACCAGAAGAAAGCCTCACTGTCCATTAATGACCTGAGCCATGACAGCATTGACTCAGCCGTTGCCGAACTCCTGCTGATGGCAAAAGGCTCTGAAGCAGACGACGCCTACACGATTGCACCGGCACAACCCACAGGCGTTTTTTTCCGCCGGTCCACAACAGGCTGA
- a CDS encoding M1 family aminopeptidase produces the protein MLRYCLTLLSTVLIRAVISIALLTGLTSCQSSAPPEQNARKVQVTVSEPSLTLAQAQQRKAMIRQASYDVYLDITDGEASEYSGRITIHLDLHKADNPLTVDFQQGQIHRLLVNSNSLTPDYNGQLLTLPRKSLKTGENTIEIEFTHTYSDSSNSDTGLTKFTDPEDNNHYLYSQPGVYATSQILPLFDQPDIKASFRLTVKAPPQWQVITQTQERQAVGGGPERWWYFPETRPVSPHSFSLQAGPFKVSRYEQGKLPIRLLLRQSFHDEPNPRELFAMVDNARVFYQQYLEQPYPFFKYDMVALPVDVLNAEMTSANVVLNEKYLLPEHSADQPETRQQLLEHLAHSWFGGSISMDWWSDQWLMDGLARYLSYMALARSETDTRSKESNDESWSMFHNQVKQSAYFYDQLPAAEPLRHNAEINILATLNSDIKASKAAAVLQLLHHNLGDDAFRQALQQLLQQYADSSTRAQTFFELIHNTSGQPLKNWEKQWLDTSGVQTVSASYQCKKGSLSSLQVDQPAPGKRSQVVHVGLFKNRQSTLQRYRTLPVVIDGKSTKVDIPGQQPCPDFVYPNVDDKGYVRVQLDEQSLKTILKWAFSEPLMQTLIDSHLYQSPVSVRSAMTYATARLPDETNVWRLKSQLTGLKQLSDQLFRLKSANPAVQTVSSHWLLTLEELAWQQLNIAEPDSPLQNLWFDFFLHIAHTDDSAMQLKRLLEGRWEISDLQLTPTRRWQIIIRLNTFPGKTAKNSWDLARREYQKHRSPATTRMYQMADASRPDTLVKSQWLNRLESLPWLEAEAISRVLFPASQYSLVPALRQSIFTALLNNQPERSSPMLNQLISNLLNECSANGVQQLQTFSDNKTLSASQLQIQAQLQMAKQCQHLPKNAVLK, from the coding sequence ATGCTCAGGTACTGTTTAACCCTTCTCAGCACTGTTTTGATCAGAGCTGTCATCAGTATTGCACTGCTGACCGGTCTGACAAGCTGCCAGTCTTCCGCCCCCCCTGAGCAAAACGCCCGTAAGGTTCAGGTGACTGTCTCAGAGCCTTCACTGACGCTGGCACAGGCTCAGCAGCGCAAAGCCATGATCAGACAGGCCAGTTATGATGTCTATCTGGATATTACTGACGGTGAAGCTTCAGAATACTCCGGCCGAATAACCATCCACCTGGATCTGCATAAAGCGGACAACCCACTGACCGTGGATTTCCAGCAGGGGCAGATTCACCGGCTGTTGGTTAATAGTAACAGCCTGACACCGGATTATAATGGCCAGTTGCTCACCTTGCCGCGCAAGAGTCTGAAAACCGGTGAAAACACCATTGAAATTGAATTCACCCACACCTACAGCGACAGCAGCAACAGCGATACCGGGCTGACAAAATTCACCGACCCGGAAGACAATAACCACTATCTCTACAGCCAGCCCGGCGTGTATGCCACCAGCCAGATACTGCCACTGTTTGACCAGCCTGATATCAAAGCCAGCTTCAGGCTGACGGTCAAAGCGCCCCCACAATGGCAGGTCATCACCCAGACTCAGGAACGGCAGGCGGTTGGTGGCGGACCTGAACGCTGGTGGTATTTTCCGGAAACCCGGCCTGTCAGCCCCCATTCATTCTCTCTGCAGGCCGGACCTTTCAAAGTCAGCCGCTATGAACAGGGTAAACTGCCTATACGCCTGCTGTTACGTCAGTCATTTCATGATGAACCGAATCCCCGGGAACTGTTTGCAATGGTCGATAACGCCAGAGTCTTTTATCAACAGTACCTTGAGCAGCCCTATCCATTCTTTAAATACGATATGGTTGCACTGCCCGTCGATGTCCTGAACGCTGAAATGACTTCAGCCAATGTTGTACTGAATGAAAAATACCTGTTACCAGAACACTCTGCCGATCAGCCAGAAACCCGGCAGCAACTGCTCGAACATCTGGCTCACAGCTGGTTTGGTGGCAGCATCAGTATGGACTGGTGGAGTGACCAGTGGCTGATGGACGGTCTGGCCAGGTACCTTTCTTATATGGCCCTGGCTCGTTCCGAAACGGATACTCGCTCTAAAGAAAGTAATGACGAAAGCTGGTCCATGTTCCACAACCAGGTGAAGCAGTCAGCGTATTTTTATGATCAGCTGCCAGCGGCAGAACCTCTGCGTCACAATGCTGAAATCAACATTTTGGCGACCCTGAACAGCGATATCAAAGCCAGCAAAGCCGCTGCCGTTCTACAGCTGCTTCACCACAACCTTGGAGACGATGCATTTCGGCAAGCTTTACAGCAGCTGCTGCAACAATACGCAGACAGCAGTACCCGGGCTCAGACGTTCTTTGAGCTGATTCACAACACATCGGGTCAACCATTAAAAAACTGGGAAAAACAGTGGCTTGATACATCGGGTGTGCAGACGGTTTCTGCCTCTTATCAATGCAAAAAAGGCAGCCTGAGCAGCCTTCAGGTTGACCAGCCTGCCCCCGGAAAACGCTCACAAGTCGTTCATGTAGGATTGTTTAAAAACAGGCAATCCACACTCCAGCGCTACCGGACACTACCTGTTGTTATTGATGGCAAATCCACTAAGGTTGACATTCCCGGGCAACAACCCTGCCCGGACTTTGTTTACCCCAATGTTGATGATAAAGGCTATGTGCGGGTACAGCTTGATGAACAGTCTCTGAAAACGATTCTTAAATGGGCATTCAGTGAGCCTTTAATGCAGACGTTGATCGACAGCCACCTCTATCAATCCCCTGTCAGTGTCCGGTCCGCCATGACCTACGCGACTGCCAGACTACCGGATGAAACAAATGTCTGGCGACTGAAAAGCCAGCTGACCGGACTGAAACAGCTGAGTGACCAGCTGTTTCGGCTGAAGTCTGCTAATCCTGCGGTACAAACCGTCAGCAGCCACTGGTTGCTGACTCTGGAAGAACTGGCATGGCAACAGCTGAATATCGCAGAACCAGACAGTCCACTACAGAATCTCTGGTTTGATTTTTTCCTGCATATTGCCCATACCGACGACAGTGCCATGCAGTTGAAGCGCCTGCTCGAAGGGCGCTGGGAAATCAGCGATTTGCAACTGACCCCGACCAGGCGGTGGCAGATTATTATTCGCCTGAACACGTTCCCGGGAAAAACCGCCAAAAACAGCTGGGATCTGGCACGCCGTGAGTACCAGAAACATCGTTCTCCCGCGACGACCAGAATGTATCAGATGGCTGATGCCAGCCGGCCCGACACACTGGTAAAAAGCCAGTGGCTTAACCGGCTCGAGAGCCTGCCCTGGCTGGAAGCTGAAGCCATCAGTCGTGTGCTGTTTCCTGCCTCGCAATACTCCCTGGTTCCCGCACTGCGACAGAGTATCTTTACTGCCCTGCTGAACAACCAGCCTGAACGGTCGTCACCGATGCTGAATCAGCTGATCAGCAACCTGTTAAACGAGTGTTCAGCCAATGGCGTCCAGCAGTTGCAGACCTTCAGTGATAACAAGACTCTGTCGGCCAGTCAGCTGCAAATTCAGGCACAACTGCAAATGGCAAAACAGTGTCAGCACCTGCCAAAAAACGCTGTATTGAAATAA
- a CDS encoding metallopeptidase TldD-related protein translates to MHRHNPQAFFSAGPQQADLEAMYGSLKTFLTYLKQNHPSIVMTECSLDYTRIHSRMVNSNGIDFTETRGNYNGSLMFNAKNDNDITSLNYTGFTTFTLDKPFHQFGSIEQLLRSSEAEFRAQPLPAKFTGDLIITPDAMDDFIGFLVGSVTDAPLIANSSLYKDKLHEAVTSPCLTLKSLPLDSTMPNGYPFTSDGFKAENLTLLSNGVLESFLLTDYGARKTGLKKAVNEGGCMVLEPGEQTLADIISSTQEGVILGRLSGGAPADKGDFSGVAKNSYYIKDGQIQFPLTETMISGNMATILRNIVAVSKDVVDFGDSRYPWLRSAKVNFS, encoded by the coding sequence TTGCACCGGCACAACCCACAGGCGTTTTTTTCCGCCGGTCCACAACAGGCTGACCTTGAAGCCATGTACGGCAGCCTTAAAACATTCCTGACGTACCTGAAGCAAAATCATCCCAGTATCGTTATGACCGAATGTTCACTGGATTACACCCGTATCCATTCCAGAATGGTTAACAGCAACGGCATCGACTTTACTGAAACCCGGGGCAACTATAATGGCTCTCTGATGTTTAACGCGAAAAACGACAATGACATCACCTCCCTGAACTATACCGGGTTCACAACCTTCACCCTCGACAAACCCTTCCACCAGTTTGGCTCCATTGAGCAACTGCTGCGAAGTTCGGAAGCAGAGTTCCGGGCGCAACCCCTGCCAGCAAAGTTTACCGGCGACCTGATTATCACTCCGGATGCCATGGATGATTTCATTGGTTTTCTGGTGGGTTCTGTGACAGATGCCCCCCTGATTGCCAATAGTTCGTTGTATAAAGACAAACTGCACGAAGCGGTGACAAGCCCCTGCCTGACCCTTAAAAGCCTGCCTCTGGACAGTACCATGCCCAATGGTTATCCATTCACCAGCGACGGTTTTAAAGCCGAAAACCTGACCCTGTTGAGTAACGGTGTGCTGGAAAGTTTTCTGTTGACGGATTACGGCGCCCGAAAAACCGGTCTGAAAAAAGCCGTTAACGAAGGTGGTTGTATGGTGCTCGAGCCCGGTGAACAGACACTGGCCGATATCATTTCCAGTACTCAGGAAGGTGTCATTCTGGGTCGTCTGTCAGGCGGCGCACCTGCTGACAAAGGGGATTTTTCAGGCGTTGCCAAAAACAGCTACTACATCAAAGACGGACAAATACAGTTTCCACTGACTGAAACCATGATATCAGGCAACATGGCCACCATTCTCAGGAATATTGTGGCAGTATCAAAAGACGTGGTGGATTTTGGCGACAGCCGCTATCCATGGCTCAGGTCGGCAAAGGTCAATTTTTCCTGA
- a CDS encoding PBPRA1643 family SWIM/SEC-C metal-binding motif protein — protein sequence MLYTDGNRLMNQADKFNRGFERKKAAKLGTEKNPACVVVQTEERFKEIEAVFSENGWFVDIELNEEKEENLVDLDVLMNTPKTTVVEKTPGRNDPCLCGSGKKFKKCCG from the coding sequence ATGCTTTATACCGATGGCAACCGACTGATGAATCAGGCTGACAAGTTCAATCGTGGTTTTGAGCGCAAGAAAGCCGCCAAACTGGGTACGGAAAAGAACCCGGCCTGTGTAGTGGTTCAGACTGAAGAGCGTTTTAAGGAAATTGAGGCTGTTTTTAGCGAAAATGGCTGGTTTGTGGATATTGAACTGAACGAAGAGAAGGAAGAGAACCTCGTCGATCTGGATGTTTTAATGAACACTCCTAAAACCACAGTTGTTGAAAAAACACCTGGCCGTAATGACCCATGCCTCTGTGGCAGTGGTAAAAAATTCAAGAAGTGCTGCGGCTAA
- a CDS encoding HNH endonuclease codes for MYILRLNAAGQPVQWLTWQQTVCLYSRELVVWSLGDIIYRVRGGRNRCHDATTVIEVPSIVACGGRRLFPFRNNPALTNSSLFERDNYQCLYCGKYFRRTMLTRDHIIPTSRGGKDDWMNVVAACKRCNQHKSNYLLEELEMPLLALPYRPNAAEYLAMVNSRRILPEQVEYLSSQFSANCRWSIRSRLNVHSQKDSLCEKNGIRFTSGS; via the coding sequence GTGTATATTCTGCGCCTTAACGCTGCAGGCCAGCCGGTTCAATGGCTGACCTGGCAACAGACAGTGTGTCTGTATTCAAGGGAACTGGTCGTCTGGAGTCTGGGCGATATCATTTATCGGGTCAGGGGCGGACGCAACCGATGTCACGATGCCACCACGGTGATTGAAGTTCCCAGTATTGTCGCCTGCGGCGGTCGTCGTTTATTTCCTTTCCGTAACAACCCGGCATTAACCAATTCTTCCCTGTTTGAACGCGATAATTACCAATGCCTTTATTGTGGTAAATACTTCCGCCGAACCATGCTGACCCGCGATCATATTATTCCAACCTCGCGAGGCGGAAAAGACGACTGGATGAATGTCGTTGCTGCCTGTAAACGCTGTAACCAGCACAAAAGTAACTACCTGCTTGAAGAACTGGAGATGCCGCTGCTGGCCCTCCCCTATCGTCCAAATGCTGCCGAATACCTTGCCATGGTGAACAGTCGCAGAATCCTGCCTGAACAGGTGGAATACCTGAGCAGCCAGTTCTCTGCCAACTGTCGCTGGAGCATAAGAAGCAGACTGAATGTTCATTCACAAAAGGACAGTCTCTGTGAAAAGAACGGAATCCGATTTACTTCAGGCTCGTGA